Proteins from one Flavobacterium sp. N2038 genomic window:
- a CDS encoding sugar phosphate nucleotidyltransferase, translated as MHNNLVILAGGASSRMKKEAVLDNLSPEEIAQANERSKGLIGVGSSGRPLLDYLLLNAKKAGYKNIYIIIGEQGELFKEFYGSQNRNNDFHGLNISFAVQYIPEGRVKPFGTADALFQAVEQFPELNEQEYSVCNSDNLYSAAALLALRETTSPNAFISYDRDAMEFPLERISRFAIAKLDENNQLLDILEKPTAEDLEHYKDVDGRIRVSMNAFKFTGKTLYPHLKNCPVHPERDEKELPTVLLNSVKEHPNTTLGIPFSEHVPDLTAKEDISEVKAYLQKHYPVLNWEN; from the coding sequence ATGCATAATAATTTAGTTATTCTTGCTGGTGGAGCATCATCCCGCATGAAAAAAGAAGCAGTTTTAGATAATTTATCTCCGGAAGAAATCGCGCAGGCAAACGAAAGAAGCAAAGGTCTTATCGGGGTAGGGTCGAGCGGGAGACCATTATTGGATTATTTATTATTAAACGCTAAAAAAGCAGGTTACAAAAACATTTATATCATTATTGGAGAGCAAGGAGAGTTGTTTAAAGAATTCTACGGAAGCCAAAATAGGAATAATGATTTTCATGGTCTTAATATTTCATTTGCTGTGCAATATATTCCAGAGGGAAGAGTAAAGCCATTTGGAACCGCAGATGCTTTGTTTCAGGCCGTAGAGCAGTTTCCGGAGCTTAATGAGCAGGAATATTCAGTTTGTAACAGTGATAATTTATATTCTGCTGCAGCTTTATTGGCGCTGAGAGAAACGACAAGTCCAAACGCTTTTATTAGTTATGATCGTGACGCAATGGAATTTCCTTTAGAGCGAATTTCGCGTTTTGCGATTGCCAAATTAGATGAAAATAATCAGCTTTTAGATATTTTAGAAAAACCAACAGCTGAGGATTTAGAACATTATAAAGATGTTGATGGAAGAATCAGAGTAAGTATGAATGCCTTTAAATTTACGGGTAAAACATTATATCCGCATCTTAAAAACTGTCCTGTACATCCTGAAAGAGATGAAAAAGAATTGCCGACAGTTCTTTTAAATTCGGTAAAAGAACATCCTAATACAACTTTAGGAATTCCGTTTTCAGAGCATGTTCCTGACCTGACTGCAAAAGAAGATATTTCTGAAGTTAAAGCCTATTTACAAAAGCATTATCCGGTGTTAAACTGGGAGAATTAA
- a CDS encoding mevalonate kinase yields the protein MKKITSLAPGRTCLFGDHQDYLGLPVIACAINRNIRLSAVQNKTSTFVINMIDINEIRVIDINAIFEKLEPRDYFASSLRVLRRHGCIPDVGYDIVITGDIPINSGTSSSSALLMAWIRFLIAAFGVDDEVTCEFIAKIGYASEVLEHGEPGGMMDHFSIGVGNIVYINTKDPFSYRSVGTELKGLITGVSGVPKETIGLIGELKGNALMAIDLVKQSYPDFDLNASEIEDVDRYKNCLPDRLIPFFEAALKNYHYTKEALKEFEKPVLDLKKIGELMNEHHAVLRDLLKITVPRIDDMVNAALRAGAYGAKIVGSGGGGSIVVIADPKKEEQVIEAILEAGAQEAYAVSVDPGVRIIENIEI from the coding sequence GTGAAAAAAATTACTTCATTAGCCCCGGGCCGCACGTGTCTCTTTGGAGATCATCAGGACTATTTAGGATTGCCCGTTATAGCCTGTGCTATAAATCGAAATATACGGTTGTCTGCAGTGCAAAATAAGACCAGCACATTTGTTATTAATATGATTGATATTAATGAAATTCGTGTAATCGATATTAATGCCATTTTTGAAAAACTAGAACCACGTGATTATTTTGCATCCTCCTTACGTGTCTTGCGCAGGCATGGCTGTATTCCAGATGTAGGTTATGATATCGTCATTACAGGAGATATTCCAATCAATTCTGGAACATCAAGTTCTTCGGCTTTATTAATGGCGTGGATTCGCTTTTTAATTGCTGCTTTTGGAGTAGATGATGAAGTGACTTGCGAATTTATTGCAAAGATTGGATATGCCTCTGAAGTTCTGGAACACGGAGAACCAGGCGGAATGATGGATCATTTTAGTATAGGCGTAGGGAATATTGTGTATATCAATACCAAAGATCCTTTTTCATATCGTTCCGTAGGAACAGAGTTAAAAGGCTTGATCACAGGGGTTTCCGGAGTTCCAAAAGAGACGATAGGGTTAATTGGTGAACTAAAAGGAAATGCCTTAATGGCGATCGATCTTGTTAAACAAAGTTATCCTGACTTTGACTTAAATGCTTCTGAAATTGAGGATGTTGATCGTTATAAAAATTGCCTTCCGGATCGTTTGATTCCGTTTTTTGAAGCAGCTCTAAAAAACTATCATTATACAAAAGAGGCATTAAAAGAGTTCGAAAAACCAGTTTTAGATCTTAAAAAAATAGGTGAATTGATGAATGAGCATCACGCTGTTCTTAGAGATTTATTGAAAATTACGGTTCCGCGAATCGACGATATGGTAAATGCAGCATTACGTGCAGGAGCATATGGTGCAAAAATTGTTGGTTCAGGAGGCGGAGGAAGTATTGTTGTAATAGCAGATCCTAAAAAAGAGGAGCAGGTTATCGAAGCTATTTTGGAGGCCGGCGCTCAGGAAGCTTATGCTGTGAGTGTAGATCCTGGTGTTAGGATTATAGAAAATATTGAAATTTAG